The region tttttttccctttcttttctttttttcagttctTGCCCTAGAGGAAATGATTcctttttgggagggggaagtaAAAAATTGGGTTAAAAAATTGGTCCACCTCATTGGGAACTTGTGCTGCAACCAGCCTACAATCAGAAAAAGAATTGGTCTCTTGCACGActgtttcctttcttctttccttcttctctATCCCCCACTCTTATCTAGCAGTGAAGTATCACCTCTTCCTACTTTGTGATCAGATCTGTGGGTTCCTCCTTACCTGCATGGATCTATCCACTGGAGTAGAAGTGGCAAAGCTACCGCTATTTGCATGTCAGTTTCCCAAACGATGGGTTTAATTCTTGTTTTGAGTATCTGTTTTTGTAGAGCTGATCTTAGGCCTTGGGAAAAATCTAGGCATTTTGGCATTGGAAGGGCTGTTTGAATGAGCAAAGCAGCCTCAAAGAGGAGCAATCCTTACATGTTGGCGTCAATTCCCACTCTCCTCCTCCAAGAAGCTTGTTGCTTAGGTTGTGCCCCAATAAGCTGGTCCCTTGGGATTCTGTGGCTGTTTGTAACTCTGTTGCTTGCCAGTTGCCCCGAACCAGTATTACCCAAGCCTAAAACTGAGCGTCCCCTTTCTCTGTGGACAGTTGCTGCTACCCCTGTTGCAAGTCCTTTTCGTTGTTGTTCACACTGCCAAGCTCTTGAAAGGGAGGTACAAAGTCACAAGGGTGATATTCTGTATTGGAGCACATTTAATAGAATTTGACTGCCTTCTACACTGAAAGGTGCCAGATGTAGATGTAGAAAAGCTCCTGTGATAGATAAATATGCCTCCATGCTGTTGTGTTCATCTTCTTCTTAAACCCCAAACATTCGCAAAATCGGTTTTTCAGTGCTACCAGGGTTTAGCCTTGTCTCACACCCCTGAGTAGGTACAGAGCACCTTTGTCTCACTGGCTGTGAGAGAGCCAGTGTGCATGATCCAAAAGAGTGATTTCTAGGTGTAACTTCAGTCCTCATTTTGGAGCACTGGATTCCTTCCACTGGGAAGCAGAGACTTGCTATCAGCTTAGTGGAGCTGATCCAGTTCAGGGGCTTCAGATTTGTTGACTTGCTTGGGCAGGCTCTCCTTGAGCccagattttgcctccagaaGTCCTGTTAAGCAGAATGTGGATTCACAGTTAAAATGCTCACCTTCCTCTTTCTGTACTGCATCAAGACACGATGCACCCAGAAGTGAAAGACTAGAAAATAAAAGGGGCCTGGCAGGTGTGCTGTTGGCTtatgctcctgcagctgctgcctaGGATGGAGTTGCCCCACACCTAAATTCAGCTACCTAGATATACTGAGGGATTTTGTTGCCGATTCCTGTAACTTGCAGCGTGGCTCACTTGCTTAAGTAACCTGCTGCTGTTTGCAGACTATTAATCTAATGGGGATAGATGCCCTTTCCTTTGGGCAGCGGATGAGACTGATCTCTTCCCACTCAATGATTCTGTTACTAtttcacacaacacataattaaTTGATGCCGTTTGCTAACACAAGACGTGGTGGTTGTCACAAGATGACCTATAAAacagacaaatttatggaggaaatgtctgTCAATAACTATTAGACATCATAGCAACCtggaatctccatgttcagaCAAAGAATACCACTGaatagcagctgggggggagcaagagaagaggagggctattgccttcatgtcctgcttgtgggtttctcagAAACATTTGATTAGTCACTGTACGAAGCAGGATATTAGACTATATATAACTTTGGTCcagcccagctgggcttttcATTTATGTTATCTCACTGCCTCAGTTTCCTCTCTGTAAAGCAAACATAAGAATGGCCCAGCTTTCAAGGTGGTGATCCTCTGTAGATGATATCCTCTCAGAAAGCCCTGTTGCAGGTGCCTTCCCCTTGGGTGGCAGCTCATGGCAGGGACTTCTCGGTTGTGGTGCCTGACTTGTTGGAGATTTGAAGTGCTCCTTCAGTGCTTATGGGCTATGGAGAATAGAAAAACATTTTGTTCTGTTGGGCCTTTAGTTCATGAGCTGCCTCTTTGgttttctctttctccctcacTCTGCTGTTCTCATGAGTGCCTTTGCGCATGTGCGTTTGGGTTGCATTATTATCTCCTAATTTAAATTTGTACTCCGCCTTGAGCATCCCATCAGAATTGGAAAAGCAGGATGCAAATGCTTTAAAATAGAATTAATAAATCATGAGAACCAGTGCAATAAATATTGCAGTGCTTTGCACGTTGGAAAAGTGCTTTATTATGAAAGATTAATAACACACTCCAGGCAGGTTTTGCGATGATGTGGGAAAGTGCAAGGAGCTCCCTGTGTTCACTTCCCTTcctggtgtgtatgtgtgcatccGGATCGCTGAGTTTTCAGGCTGGTGAGCCTCTCAGAGCAATGACCTCCTGgctacatgcatgtgtgtgtgtggagggtgcGTGCCTCCTTGGAAAATGATTTTCCATTAGCAGCTTGTCTTTACCCAAAGAGAAGAGCAACTTGCACATCTCCACAGCTGGAAACAGCAGGGGTGCGTGTGTGCGCAtagatatagagagagagagcaagggaGGAAGAATGACCCATCCTGGAAACTGCTGCAAAAGGGTAGTTGTGGGGAGGTCACGGGGGTCCAGAGAAACCAGGGGGCGGCTCTTGGCTTCCTCAGCAGCCTTCAGGGAATGAAACAAAGGAGCATTGAGGCTGGTAGGGGGCTGTGATGAATTGGGAATGTATGAAACTCAATGGAGCAAACCCTCCAGCTGAGATTACACTGGTACTTCCTTTGGCCTTGGTTCATTAGAACCAGTGCCCCCTGCTGGAAGTGAAATGGTGAACCATTGAAGCTGCTAGATGGAGCCAGACCATtcgtccagccattttcaaccactgtgccatggcacactggcgtgccatgaattgtctgcaggtgtgccgcgagagttttGTGGAGGGTCCTTTGTTagtggggccaatggggatgtgagctccccaccaacatcatggtgtgccttaccaattgtcaaaaaacagatggtgtgccttgacaatttttgtactttgtcagtgtgccatgagatgaaaaaggttgaaaatcactgcattagtcTGTTCAACACAGTGCTACCAACTCAGGTTGATGGCAGTTCTCCAGGTCTCAGGCAGAGACGTGTCTTTCCCAGTCCTCTTCCATGTGATCTCATTTAACAGGAGgggctggggattgaacctgggatcctcTGTATGCATAGCATGTGCTTCGCCACTAAGCTGTGCCCCCACGAAGCCCCTTGCGTCTGTTAACCCCACATTTTGTCACACTTCCTAAACCTCCCAGGTTTGCCTGACCAGAGGTGACCATGGGACCAAATATGTCCCATGAAATACAGAAAGCAGCATCTCTCTCACACCACTGCCAGGAATTTGAAAAAGAATGATCTTGTGGTGCTTTGACGTTTGCGCACCTTCTTATTCCTCGTGATTCACTCCTCCTGTCTGATGGACCTATTTGAGATCTCTTGTATTTTGGCTGCCCTGATGTGCAAAAGGAGCCTCCTCAGAGCACTGCTTTGCAGGCTTCCTTCTTTGGAACTAGCAGTTCTCACTGTTCCCTTTTCCCCTTAAGTAACAGGGAAGCAGTTGAGCACATCAGAGAAACTGAAGGGGAAGCGAAGAATCCCCCTCCTTGGCTAAAGTAATGGAAGAATATCTCTCTTCAGCCACAAAAATTAATCAGAAGCCCCTGTGCTCtgcacatataataataataataataataataataataataataataatactacaggtatttatataccgccttacttggtctttattcaagactttattcaaggcggtttacataggcaggctttatttaaatcccttattaaatagggatatttacaatttgaaagaaggttctttctttcaaaaaccactacattcaggtgtttcattccgatctggcttcacattctggcctccatcctcccacgctcagagcaggtggaatagctcggcttcagcttgtcagctgcttcaaggtcttacggtgctggtggcctcgaactggcgaccttgtggatgttatcttcaggcagacggaggctctaccctctagaccagacctcctgcccatatatatGGAAAGGATGGGGCAGGACGAGTTAAGAACCCCTCTGGGTTGTGGTTGCAGAAGACCAGCTAACACACTTTACTCCCTTTGTGGAGTTTCCACCCTTTTTGCTGGCAGAGCTCTTGTGCCTTAAGCAACTGTGCAACAGGTAGACAATCAGTAGGTAGACATTTTCGCCATCGATGTATCTCTACCCCACAAAAAGCAGACCTGTAGAATGTGGCCCTGTTGACTATTGAAGGCATAGGAGCCCTGTGAGGGAAGAAAAGGTGGCAACCTTTCAGGTATACCTGTCTGCTGGCTGTTAAATCCATCATTTATGTTCTTGCAGGAATGGCTGACCCGTTACGGCTACCTTCCTCAACCAGACCCCATGGCAGCCCGTCTTCAGACCCAGGAGGAATTGTCCAGTGCCATCAAGACCATGCAAAGATTTGCAGGGCTGCCTACAACAGGAAAGCTGGGTAGGCGTGGTAGAGTTCCAGCACTATTCTCCAAGGGAAAtgatggggggtggtggttgctGCCTCCTTTTCTAGGAAGATTTTGTGTAATCTAAACCTTTGGACAGTTGGGAAAGAACAATAAAGACCAAGAATACCTTTCCCTTTGCACTGGGAACCATTTGACACGACCTGCAGTAGTAAATGTGTGTGGTTGGGAAGGGGCAATAGCTCAGGACTAGAACGGCTTCTTTACTCATGCGGTGCCAAAGCTGCAACTGTGGGCCTCTCCAGTTAAAAGGTCAGGTAGGAGGTGATGGGAAAGGTCTCTGCTGAACAGCTGATGCCATCAGAGTGGACAGTGCTGGGTTAGATAAGTGAATATCTACTTCCATGAAGGGGAACTGGATATGTGCAGATCCCAGATCCCTAACGATACTTCTCGCTGGACTCCAGACTCATTATGTTACATCTAGCATTCTACAGGTACACATACAATACTTTTGGGTGTATGTGTCTTATAAGGTGCACTGGGTATGAACCTGAGGTGCCAGACCAGGAGTGGGGCAGAGGTAGTCAGCAGCAAGTCAACAGAGGCAGGTTGGAAGAGCACCTAGGGATGACAGACACTACTCTGATGAAagccagagcctgtgcccggtcCAATGATGCCCCAAGCTGTACCCCTCAGAGGCTCTTCAGAGAGATAGCATCCTGACCCAGAGCCTTTCATTACATGGCCATCGCTATCATCTGCCCGCATTGGAGAGAAGAAACAAGCTGAGTGGTGACTGGTTCAGAAGCTCAGCCAGTGAGGTCCACTGAGTTTCTCTTTTTGCAGATGGGGTGTTTGTAGTTAAGCCAAGCCAGGGTTTAGACTGCCCTGGGTTAACTGTAAAACCAAACAGACACAGAAGATTATGAAGGATTGGACAGAGCAATTTATGGCCACACACAAAGAACCTCAGCATTAAACCCTGCCTCTTGTCAAGACCACTCTCTGTTCCTCATCTTATTCTTACGAGTTCTTGACACTCTACTGCAGATGAGAAGACCTTGAGCATGATGAACAAGCCTCGCTGCTCCCTGCCTGACATTATCGGCACCTCTGAGCTGATGCGTCGCAGGAAGAGGCGTTATGCTCTCAGCGACTCTACCTGGAAAAAGAAGGCCTTGACATGGCAGTAAGTGAGCTCCCATCTGTCCCACCTCCAGTAAAAGATGGGGGCTGAGGGAGCAAAACCACAGTTCATTTCCTGTTACTCTGTCTCCCTGTGGTTTATGTTCCCACAAGCTCATTGTATTGTTCTATCTCatcttttcattcatttattctttcCTCCTGTGTTACCCCCCTGTTTCTCATGTTGCAATTGGATACCTGGATGTGGTAACGTATCGTCTCCATTCTATCattttcctggtcttgctgctccCCTTGTTTGCACTCTCTCATAATTTTGTCTCTAATCCTCTTCTAACCCTTTCCCCTCATCAACTTCAATTTCCCTATGCCCTTTTTACTTTTTCTCATTGTAGTGTTCGTtccttcccccattcctccctcctgaGTGCTGGCCATGTCCGGAACATTCTTTACTATGCCTTTCGGGCCTGGAGCAACGCCTCAGCCTTGACCTTCCATGAAGTGGGCCTCAAAGAAGCTGACATCGTGGTGGACTTTAGCCGCTCATATCATGAGGACAGTTATCCTTTTGATGGGCCTGGAGGCACCCTGGCCCACGCTTTTTTCCCTGGTGAACACCCAATCTCTGGAGACACCCATTTTGATGATGAAGAGACCTGGATCTATGACCCAGGGAATGAGTCACCAGGTATGTTCAGCACCAGAGAATCGGTGCTGGGGTGGGGGATACAGGGAGGCATTGAAGAAAAACTGTCATGGTTGAAATTCTCTTTTTCCTGGCATTAGGTCGTGGCACGGATCTCTTTGCTGTGGCAGTGCATGAGTTTGGCCATGCCTTGGGGTTGGCGCACTCATCTGTCAAGGAGTCCATCATGATGCCGTATTACCAGGGCCCTGTTGGGTTGCCTCATCAGTACCAGCTCCCTCTCGATGACATCATGGGGATTGAGCAAATCTATGGTGAGAGACATCCCTGTCAGGAAAGAGCTCCTTGTCTAATTTTCCTCTTGCCgccttttcctcttcccttctgtCAAAGCCTTGTCTTTCCCCAGCCAGATCATAGTGTTATATAACAGCCTGCACCAGTTGTCAGTTGGAGACTGTATGTGttacaataaaataaatcacAAACTTCTTAAATCACCTCAGGAATGTCAGCAGATAAAAGCTGAGGAGGAACCCACACGTAAGGCACAATAGCAGTCTGCACTATTACAGGATTTTCTCCTATGTGCATTTTGGGGGCTTACTCATTCTTCTGCCTGAGGTTCTGCTTCAGTATTTCTGTGCTTGCTCAATTTTGTCAAGTTTTCTTTCAACATTTTAACTATAGAGTTGAAAAAGGCTGGGATGAGAACGCAACTCGGGATGACTCGGCTTGAGTTGCCCAAACGCGTGTTTTTGGATGACATGTGTGGACTTGAGTCATAGACATCACTGACCCTGACTCGACTCgcaactcagggccagtgacacTAAAAACACATctagactcaaaatgactcaagtaCTACCACGAGTCCCTACCTTGTGTGTGCTCCAGctaacttttttttcttcctttcttccacaTCACACCAAAGACCTAATGGCAATCTGGAAGCAAGCGTTCTGAAAGActgcagcagatgtggtgggagggtaggttccaggaggtgggggctgggatgattgaggggaggaagaaggcttacatttggggggggggctgtgaagttttgctcagggAAGTTCTTGACTCATGACTCAAAAGACTCTAAATTTCTCAAGGGTCAAGTCgtgatggctgcatgctatgtCTCGTCTCAAGTTGAGTCGCGGGTCGCTAACTTGGATTGGGACTCGGGCTCAGTGACTCAAGCACTTCCCTGGGAAAAGGCCATTCCTAACTCCGCCTCTCAGTCTTAATTTTCTTGCTCTTTCACCCTTCCACATACATATTTATCTTCTCCAAGTCAGGGTATGTCTTTGGGCTGGGTGGGAttatttgctgctgttttgaCTTGCTCTTTCCTCATTATTCCTTGGCTGCAGGTAAGCGCCATTCTGATTCCCCTCCAGAGCGAGAGGGCCCGGTACTGCCAATCCCCACAGCACCTCGCATCCCCAGCCTGCCACCAAACAGGCCCACACATGGGTGAGTGCTGTTCTTGGttggatggttggttggcaaccttcagtctcgaaagtctatggtataagcctacagcacctggtattctcaggcggtctcccatccaaatactaaccaggcctgactctgcttagcttccaagatcagaaaagatcagACATGTGAAGCTACCTTCTACAGGCTGACAATTCTGCAAACTCTCTCTCTTGTTAAATGCTTGAGCTGGGGGcttactgtatatatatatatataatgccaGTCACTGAGCCAAAATGGAAGCAGGGTGCAGGCCCAATCAGGACTAAGGAAACAACACAAGTTAATTAATGGTGAGCTGGTGGGAACTTGACCCCGTGATCAGAGGATCCCACTAGTTCCATCTGAAATAGAGACTCAAAAACCACTCCATCTAGATTGTCAGGAGACTCAGGAAGACGGGGGCACCAACCAATTGGTAAGAGCCTGACTCCTATCAGAAGCGTGTGACAAAATTCACCATAGACCAGTAATTATCtggaaggaaggctcatagccagggagacagaccagggacagactgcacttgctcccggtgtggaagggattgtcactcccggattggccttttcagccacactagacgctgtgccagaaccacctttcagagcgcgataccatagtctttcgagactgaaggttgccaatacatagtaATTATCTGGGTAGTCGAAGATGCTTCAAGATTGACACATTGACAGAAACAAAATCTTGGGCCCCCCCAAatgtttctctttcttttcctttcaggcCACACCTCCCATCACC is a window of Tiliqua scincoides isolate rTilSci1 chromosome 5, rTilSci1.hap2, whole genome shotgun sequence DNA encoding:
- the MMP25 gene encoding matrix metalloproteinase-25 isoform X1, encoding MLRLVGLWANLCIISGIWAGPSTTQAISKGVEWLTRYGYLPQPDPMAARLQTQEELSSAIKTMQRFAGLPTTGKLDEKTLSMMNKPRCSLPDIIGTSELMRRRKRRYALSDSTWKKKALTWHVRSFPHSSLLSAGHVRNILYYAFRAWSNASALTFHEVGLKEADIVVDFSRSYHEDSYPFDGPGGTLAHAFFPGEHPISGDTHFDDEETWIYDPGNESPGRGTDLFAVAVHEFGHALGLAHSSVKESIMMPYYQGPVGLPHQYQLPLDDIMGIEQIYGKRHSDSPPEREGPVLPIPTAPRIPSLPPNRPTHGPHLPSPDRCKAQFDAIANIRGEVFFFKKKHFWRMQPAGNLISLEPAQILRFWNGLPPDFKAIDAVYERTNDSQIVFFIGSHYWVFTDTQVNQGYPHPISDLGLPPGTIIGAAFVWPHNGKTYFLAKDQYWRYDDRMGQVEAGYPKPVTLWKGVPSELDDVTRWNDGNTYFFKGTKYWRFTGGNVEADADYPRSTSQDWMYCQAPAPAPTPSSPPAPGGRGKEGMCLCRGSALKLAPLLAWILAFAWALC
- the MMP25 gene encoding matrix metalloproteinase-25 isoform X2, with the protein product MLRLVGLWANLCIISGIWAGPSTTQAISKGVEWLTRYGYLPQPDPMAARLQTQEELSSAIKTMQRFAGLPTTGKLDEKTLSMMNKPRCSLPDIIGTSELMRRRKRRYALSDSTWKKKALTWHAGHVRNILYYAFRAWSNASALTFHEVGLKEADIVVDFSRSYHEDSYPFDGPGGTLAHAFFPGEHPISGDTHFDDEETWIYDPGNESPGRGTDLFAVAVHEFGHALGLAHSSVKESIMMPYYQGPVGLPHQYQLPLDDIMGIEQIYGKRHSDSPPEREGPVLPIPTAPRIPSLPPNRPTHGPHLPSPDRCKAQFDAIANIRGEVFFFKKKHFWRMQPAGNLISLEPAQILRFWNGLPPDFKAIDAVYERTNDSQIVFFIGSHYWVFTDTQVNQGYPHPISDLGLPPGTIIGAAFVWPHNGKTYFLAKDQYWRYDDRMGQVEAGYPKPVTLWKGVPSELDDVTRWNDGNTYFFKGTKYWRFTGGNVEADADYPRSTSQDWMYCQAPAPAPTPSSPPAPGGRGKEGMCLCRGSALKLAPLLAWILAFAWALC